The following are encoded together in the Montipora foliosa isolate CH-2021 chromosome 12, ASM3666993v2, whole genome shotgun sequence genome:
- the LOC137978746 gene encoding cylicin-1-like isoform X4, producing the protein MKKTIFANVLGRTVVTVEIYVYPECLKQTSKENKCNSYKWFTDQHLFRLISKLENVILARVLAPPEKSKKKTGRTSDYRKTEMLPDPELLINYQFTKRRKYKQTVLIRSKKIIQRNQEERSLRSTKSKYFNKDAADVSYSTQKKRAVLKHMNKEIDANEKIDSLLSATPSSRNVLSSKLQDESARGLGNQVGRSQHKEQQIHWVEDVPDNLALHNEENLTSYKEEKQVAGHSLKVKDGEDAFSIKSLEDNERNSCVENTTKRKVADPLKSEYLDPEKKQDLTADACETESVPNSSADTCEHVVNRTSEREKMNAGEVKRDNNLNCIDSDEYVMECNQSDAKMTDGTNLKRARSNSESDSNGCDSGPLLARQVKKTYTKRQKTTRLNSSRDSKKETSSDSAHIADEDWDFETPKARRNVEKRKGSDFSDDQDPCLPNSNVEMVRKFETKERERLGPMKKKANSTTSGAFKRKTRKPEKKNNSQQSLKTTSKLPTGVLEDLDEEPGSSPLEPITIEDKPPVIIDVSAIEDLTLDQTAQLVWQHASELRRIFEGKKYCRRHEDYKKGGRLKGDLAFQVQFGQFSEEQRDTIMDALTSMFCYKHSKYFDYVSKVLLPETLVMIYMGVVGRTRDEAELSLLQRTKEDSKSTRRRDAQK; encoded by the exons ATGAAGAAAACGATATTTGCAAAT GTATTAGGAAGAACTGTTGTGACAGTGGAAATATATGTATATCCTGAATGTTTGAAGCAAACTTCCAAGGAGAACAAATGTAACAGCTACAAATGGTTCACAGACCAACACTTGTTT agGTTAATTTCAAAGCTGGAAAATGTCATCTTGGCAAGAGTTTTGGCTCCACCCGagaaaagtaaaaagaaaactggaaGGACATCTGATTATCGAAAGACTGAAATGTTACCTG ATCCTGAACTTCTTATAAACTACCAGTTCACGAAGAGGAGAAAGTACAAACAGACTGTTTTAATTCGATCTAAAAAG ATTATTCAAAGAAATCAAGAAGAGAGATCTTTGCGTTCAACAAAAAGCAAATACTTCAACAAAGATGCTGCTGATGTATCATATTCAACCCAGAAGAAAAGAGCTGTTCTTAAACATAT GAATAAGGAAATTGACGCAAACGAAAAGATCGATTCCCTCCTCAGCGCTACTCCATCCAGCAGAAATGTATTGAGTTCAAAACTACAAGATGAAAGTGCTCGTGGCCTTGGAAATCAGGTCGGCAGGAGCCAGCATAAGGAGCAACAAATTCACTGGGTGGAAGATGTGCCTGATAACCTAGCATTACATAACGAAGAAAATTTAACAAGCTACAAGGAAGAAAAGCAAGTGGCAGGTCACAGTTTAAAAGtgaaggatggagaggatgctTTCTCTATAAAATCACTTGAAGATAACGAGAGAAATTCTTGTGTTGAAAATACGACCAAGAGAAAAGTTGCTGACCCATTGAAATCGGAATATTTGGATCCAGAGAAGAAGCAGGATCTTACTGCCGATGCATGTGAAACTGAAAGTGTTCCAAACAGTTCTGCTGATACTTGTGAACATGTTGTGAACCGAACTTCTGAGCGTGAAAAAATGAACGCCGGTGAAGTTAAAAGAGATAACAATTTGAATTGCATCGACAGCGATGAATATGTTATGGAATGTAACCAATCTGATGCAAAGATGACAGATGGAACAAATTTAAAGCGTGCAAGATCTAATTCTGAATCAGATTCAAATGGATGCGATTCTGGCCCTTTGTTAGCTAGGCAGGTGAAGAAAACCTACACAAAGAGGCAGAAAACTACACGTTTGAACTCTAGTAGAGACTCGAAGAAAGAAACGAGTTCTGATAGCGCACATATTGCTGATGAAGATTGGGATTTTGAGACGCCAAAAGCCCGGAGAAACGTGGAGAAGCGAAAAGGTTCAGATTTTTCAGATGATCAAGACCCATGTTTACCTAATTCAAATGTAGAAATGGTGCGGAAATTTGAAACGAAGGAAAGGGAAAGGTTGGGCcctatgaaaaaaaaagcaaacagtaCCACTTCAGGTGCTTTTAAACGGAAGACCAGAAAacctgaaaagaaaaacaacagtcAACAGTCTTTGAAGACGACAAGTAAACTACCAACTGGCGTTTTGGAAG ACCTTGATGAAGAGCCTGGATCGAGTCCGTTAGAACCGATCACAATTGAAGACAAGCCACCCGTTATCATTGATGTCAG CGCCATCGAGGATCTTACCTTAGACCAAACCGCGCAGCTAGTGTGGCAACATGCGAGTGAACTGAGAAGGATATTCGAGGGCAAG AAATACTGCCGGCGTCACGAAGATTACAAAAAAGGTGGACGCCTGAAAG GCGATTTAGCATTCCAAGTCCAGTTTGGCCAATTCTCAGAGGAGCAGCGAGACACTATTATGGATGCCCTTACGTCCATGTTTTGCTACAAGCACAGCAAG TATTTCGATTACGTAAGCAAGGTGCTTCTCCCGGAAACTTTAGTTATGATTTACATGGGGGTTGTTGGTCGTACGCGTGATGAG
- the LOC137978746 gene encoding uncharacterized protein isoform X1, with protein MKKTIFANVLGRTVVTVEIYVYPECLKQTSKENKCNSYKWFTDQHLFRLISKLENVILARVLAPPEKSKKKTGRTSDYRKTEMLPDPELLINYQFTKRRKYKQTVLIRSKKETCTDVERKTIKEGEYSGGSYEMLNLFSEKLEVFVKLAPVDQHLIQSGIIQRNQEERSLRSTKSKYFNKDAADVSYSTQKKRAVLKHMNKEIDANEKIDSLLSATPSSRNVLSSKLQDESARGLGNQVGRSQHKEQQIHWVEDVPDNLALHNEENLTSYKEEKQVAGHSLKVKDGEDAFSIKSLEDNERNSCVENTTKRKVADPLKSEYLDPEKKQDLTADACETESVPNSSADTCEHVVNRTSEREKMNAGEVKRDNNLNCIDSDEYVMECNQSDAKMTDGTNLKRARSNSESDSNGCDSGPLLARQVKKTYTKRQKTTRLNSSRDSKKETSSDSAHIADEDWDFETPKARRNVEKRKGSDFSDDQDPCLPNSNVEMVRKFETKERERLGPMKKKANSTTSGAFKRKTRKPEKKNNSQQSLKTTSKLPTGVLEDLDEEPGSSPLEPITIEDKPPVIIDVSAIEDLTLDQTAQLVWQHASELRRIFEGKKYCRRHEDYKKGGRLKGDLAFQVQFGQFSEEQRDTIMDALTSMFCYKHSKYFDYVSKVLLPETLVMIYMGVVGRTRDEAELSLLQRTKEDSKSTRRRDAQK; from the exons ATGAAGAAAACGATATTTGCAAAT GTATTAGGAAGAACTGTTGTGACAGTGGAAATATATGTATATCCTGAATGTTTGAAGCAAACTTCCAAGGAGAACAAATGTAACAGCTACAAATGGTTCACAGACCAACACTTGTTT agGTTAATTTCAAAGCTGGAAAATGTCATCTTGGCAAGAGTTTTGGCTCCACCCGagaaaagtaaaaagaaaactggaaGGACATCTGATTATCGAAAGACTGAAATGTTACCTG ATCCTGAACTTCTTATAAACTACCAGTTCACGAAGAGGAGAAAGTACAAACAGACTGTTTTAATTCGATCTAAAAAG GAAACATGCACAGacgttgaaagaaaaacaatcaaGGAAGGTGAATATTCAG GAGGGAGTTATGAAATGTTAAACTTATTTTCCGAGAAACTTGAAGTATTTGTGAAGCTGGCACCTGTGGATCAACATCTTATACAATCAGGG ATTATTCAAAGAAATCAAGAAGAGAGATCTTTGCGTTCAACAAAAAGCAAATACTTCAACAAAGATGCTGCTGATGTATCATATTCAACCCAGAAGAAAAGAGCTGTTCTTAAACATAT GAATAAGGAAATTGACGCAAACGAAAAGATCGATTCCCTCCTCAGCGCTACTCCATCCAGCAGAAATGTATTGAGTTCAAAACTACAAGATGAAAGTGCTCGTGGCCTTGGAAATCAGGTCGGCAGGAGCCAGCATAAGGAGCAACAAATTCACTGGGTGGAAGATGTGCCTGATAACCTAGCATTACATAACGAAGAAAATTTAACAAGCTACAAGGAAGAAAAGCAAGTGGCAGGTCACAGTTTAAAAGtgaaggatggagaggatgctTTCTCTATAAAATCACTTGAAGATAACGAGAGAAATTCTTGTGTTGAAAATACGACCAAGAGAAAAGTTGCTGACCCATTGAAATCGGAATATTTGGATCCAGAGAAGAAGCAGGATCTTACTGCCGATGCATGTGAAACTGAAAGTGTTCCAAACAGTTCTGCTGATACTTGTGAACATGTTGTGAACCGAACTTCTGAGCGTGAAAAAATGAACGCCGGTGAAGTTAAAAGAGATAACAATTTGAATTGCATCGACAGCGATGAATATGTTATGGAATGTAACCAATCTGATGCAAAGATGACAGATGGAACAAATTTAAAGCGTGCAAGATCTAATTCTGAATCAGATTCAAATGGATGCGATTCTGGCCCTTTGTTAGCTAGGCAGGTGAAGAAAACCTACACAAAGAGGCAGAAAACTACACGTTTGAACTCTAGTAGAGACTCGAAGAAAGAAACGAGTTCTGATAGCGCACATATTGCTGATGAAGATTGGGATTTTGAGACGCCAAAAGCCCGGAGAAACGTGGAGAAGCGAAAAGGTTCAGATTTTTCAGATGATCAAGACCCATGTTTACCTAATTCAAATGTAGAAATGGTGCGGAAATTTGAAACGAAGGAAAGGGAAAGGTTGGGCcctatgaaaaaaaaagcaaacagtaCCACTTCAGGTGCTTTTAAACGGAAGACCAGAAAacctgaaaagaaaaacaacagtcAACAGTCTTTGAAGACGACAAGTAAACTACCAACTGGCGTTTTGGAAG ACCTTGATGAAGAGCCTGGATCGAGTCCGTTAGAACCGATCACAATTGAAGACAAGCCACCCGTTATCATTGATGTCAG CGCCATCGAGGATCTTACCTTAGACCAAACCGCGCAGCTAGTGTGGCAACATGCGAGTGAACTGAGAAGGATATTCGAGGGCAAG AAATACTGCCGGCGTCACGAAGATTACAAAAAAGGTGGACGCCTGAAAG GCGATTTAGCATTCCAAGTCCAGTTTGGCCAATTCTCAGAGGAGCAGCGAGACACTATTATGGATGCCCTTACGTCCATGTTTTGCTACAAGCACAGCAAG TATTTCGATTACGTAAGCAAGGTGCTTCTCCCGGAAACTTTAGTTATGATTTACATGGGGGTTGTTGGTCGTACGCGTGATGAG
- the LOC137978746 gene encoding cylicin-1-like isoform X3, translating into MKKTIFANVLGRTVVTVEIYVYPECLKQTSKENKCNSYKWFTDQHLFRLISKLENVILARVLAPPEKSKKKTGRTSDYRKTEMLPDPELLINYQFTKRRKYKQTVLIRSKKETCTDVERKTIKEGEYSGGSYEMLNLFSEKLEVFVKLAPVDQHLIQSGIIQRNQEERSLRSTKSKYFNKDAADVSYSTQKKRAVLKHMNKEIDANEKIDSLLSATPSSRNVLSSKLQDESARGLGNQVGRSQHKEQQIHWVEDVPDNLALHNEENLTSYKEEKQVAGHSLKVKDGEDAFSIKSLEDNERNSCVENTTKRKVADPLKSEYLDPEKKQDLTADACETESVPNSSADTCEHVVNRTSEREKMNAGEVKRDNNLNCIDSDEYVMECNQSDAKMTDGTNLKRARSNSESDSNGCDSGPLLARQVKKTYTKRQKTTRLNSSRDSKKETSSDSAHIADEDWDFETPKARRNVEKRKGSDFSDDQDPCLPNSNVEMVRKFETKERERLGPMKKKANSTTSGAFKRKTRKPEKKNNSQQSLKTTSKLPTGVLEDLDEEPGSSPLEPITIEDKPPVIIDVSAIEDLTLDQTAQLVWQHASELRRIFEGKKYCRRHEDYKKGGRLKGDLAFQVQFGQFSEEQRDTIMDALTSMFCYKHSKAELSLLQRTKEDSKSTRRRDAQK; encoded by the exons ATGAAGAAAACGATATTTGCAAAT GTATTAGGAAGAACTGTTGTGACAGTGGAAATATATGTATATCCTGAATGTTTGAAGCAAACTTCCAAGGAGAACAAATGTAACAGCTACAAATGGTTCACAGACCAACACTTGTTT agGTTAATTTCAAAGCTGGAAAATGTCATCTTGGCAAGAGTTTTGGCTCCACCCGagaaaagtaaaaagaaaactggaaGGACATCTGATTATCGAAAGACTGAAATGTTACCTG ATCCTGAACTTCTTATAAACTACCAGTTCACGAAGAGGAGAAAGTACAAACAGACTGTTTTAATTCGATCTAAAAAG GAAACATGCACAGacgttgaaagaaaaacaatcaaGGAAGGTGAATATTCAG GAGGGAGTTATGAAATGTTAAACTTATTTTCCGAGAAACTTGAAGTATTTGTGAAGCTGGCACCTGTGGATCAACATCTTATACAATCAGGG ATTATTCAAAGAAATCAAGAAGAGAGATCTTTGCGTTCAACAAAAAGCAAATACTTCAACAAAGATGCTGCTGATGTATCATATTCAACCCAGAAGAAAAGAGCTGTTCTTAAACATAT GAATAAGGAAATTGACGCAAACGAAAAGATCGATTCCCTCCTCAGCGCTACTCCATCCAGCAGAAATGTATTGAGTTCAAAACTACAAGATGAAAGTGCTCGTGGCCTTGGAAATCAGGTCGGCAGGAGCCAGCATAAGGAGCAACAAATTCACTGGGTGGAAGATGTGCCTGATAACCTAGCATTACATAACGAAGAAAATTTAACAAGCTACAAGGAAGAAAAGCAAGTGGCAGGTCACAGTTTAAAAGtgaaggatggagaggatgctTTCTCTATAAAATCACTTGAAGATAACGAGAGAAATTCTTGTGTTGAAAATACGACCAAGAGAAAAGTTGCTGACCCATTGAAATCGGAATATTTGGATCCAGAGAAGAAGCAGGATCTTACTGCCGATGCATGTGAAACTGAAAGTGTTCCAAACAGTTCTGCTGATACTTGTGAACATGTTGTGAACCGAACTTCTGAGCGTGAAAAAATGAACGCCGGTGAAGTTAAAAGAGATAACAATTTGAATTGCATCGACAGCGATGAATATGTTATGGAATGTAACCAATCTGATGCAAAGATGACAGATGGAACAAATTTAAAGCGTGCAAGATCTAATTCTGAATCAGATTCAAATGGATGCGATTCTGGCCCTTTGTTAGCTAGGCAGGTGAAGAAAACCTACACAAAGAGGCAGAAAACTACACGTTTGAACTCTAGTAGAGACTCGAAGAAAGAAACGAGTTCTGATAGCGCACATATTGCTGATGAAGATTGGGATTTTGAGACGCCAAAAGCCCGGAGAAACGTGGAGAAGCGAAAAGGTTCAGATTTTTCAGATGATCAAGACCCATGTTTACCTAATTCAAATGTAGAAATGGTGCGGAAATTTGAAACGAAGGAAAGGGAAAGGTTGGGCcctatgaaaaaaaaagcaaacagtaCCACTTCAGGTGCTTTTAAACGGAAGACCAGAAAacctgaaaagaaaaacaacagtcAACAGTCTTTGAAGACGACAAGTAAACTACCAACTGGCGTTTTGGAAG ACCTTGATGAAGAGCCTGGATCGAGTCCGTTAGAACCGATCACAATTGAAGACAAGCCACCCGTTATCATTGATGTCAG CGCCATCGAGGATCTTACCTTAGACCAAACCGCGCAGCTAGTGTGGCAACATGCGAGTGAACTGAGAAGGATATTCGAGGGCAAG AAATACTGCCGGCGTCACGAAGATTACAAAAAAGGTGGACGCCTGAAAG GCGATTTAGCATTCCAAGTCCAGTTTGGCCAATTCTCAGAGGAGCAGCGAGACACTATTATGGATGCCCTTACGTCCATGTTTTGCTACAAGCACAGCAAG
- the LOC137978746 gene encoding uncharacterized protein isoform X2: MKKTIFANVLGRTVVTVEIYVYPECLKQTSKENKCNSYKWFTDQHLFRLISKLENVILARVLAPPEKSKKKTGRTSDYRKTEMLPDPELLINYQFTKRRKYKQTVLIRSKKETCTDVERKTIKEGEYSGGSYEMLNLFSEKLEVFVKLAPVDQHLIQSGIIQRNQEERSLRSTKSKYFNKDAADVSYSTQKKRAVLKHIATPSSRNVLSSKLQDESARGLGNQVGRSQHKEQQIHWVEDVPDNLALHNEENLTSYKEEKQVAGHSLKVKDGEDAFSIKSLEDNERNSCVENTTKRKVADPLKSEYLDPEKKQDLTADACETESVPNSSADTCEHVVNRTSEREKMNAGEVKRDNNLNCIDSDEYVMECNQSDAKMTDGTNLKRARSNSESDSNGCDSGPLLARQVKKTYTKRQKTTRLNSSRDSKKETSSDSAHIADEDWDFETPKARRNVEKRKGSDFSDDQDPCLPNSNVEMVRKFETKERERLGPMKKKANSTTSGAFKRKTRKPEKKNNSQQSLKTTSKLPTGVLEDLDEEPGSSPLEPITIEDKPPVIIDVSAIEDLTLDQTAQLVWQHASELRRIFEGKKYCRRHEDYKKGGRLKGDLAFQVQFGQFSEEQRDTIMDALTSMFCYKHSKYFDYVSKVLLPETLVMIYMGVVGRTRDEAELSLLQRTKEDSKSTRRRDAQK, translated from the exons ATGAAGAAAACGATATTTGCAAAT GTATTAGGAAGAACTGTTGTGACAGTGGAAATATATGTATATCCTGAATGTTTGAAGCAAACTTCCAAGGAGAACAAATGTAACAGCTACAAATGGTTCACAGACCAACACTTGTTT agGTTAATTTCAAAGCTGGAAAATGTCATCTTGGCAAGAGTTTTGGCTCCACCCGagaaaagtaaaaagaaaactggaaGGACATCTGATTATCGAAAGACTGAAATGTTACCTG ATCCTGAACTTCTTATAAACTACCAGTTCACGAAGAGGAGAAAGTACAAACAGACTGTTTTAATTCGATCTAAAAAG GAAACATGCACAGacgttgaaagaaaaacaatcaaGGAAGGTGAATATTCAG GAGGGAGTTATGAAATGTTAAACTTATTTTCCGAGAAACTTGAAGTATTTGTGAAGCTGGCACCTGTGGATCAACATCTTATACAATCAGGG ATTATTCAAAGAAATCAAGAAGAGAGATCTTTGCGTTCAACAAAAAGCAAATACTTCAACAAAGATGCTGCTGATGTATCATATTCAACCCAGAAGAAAAGAGCTGTTCTTAAACATAT CGCTACTCCATCCAGCAGAAATGTATTGAGTTCAAAACTACAAGATGAAAGTGCTCGTGGCCTTGGAAATCAGGTCGGCAGGAGCCAGCATAAGGAGCAACAAATTCACTGGGTGGAAGATGTGCCTGATAACCTAGCATTACATAACGAAGAAAATTTAACAAGCTACAAGGAAGAAAAGCAAGTGGCAGGTCACAGTTTAAAAGtgaaggatggagaggatgctTTCTCTATAAAATCACTTGAAGATAACGAGAGAAATTCTTGTGTTGAAAATACGACCAAGAGAAAAGTTGCTGACCCATTGAAATCGGAATATTTGGATCCAGAGAAGAAGCAGGATCTTACTGCCGATGCATGTGAAACTGAAAGTGTTCCAAACAGTTCTGCTGATACTTGTGAACATGTTGTGAACCGAACTTCTGAGCGTGAAAAAATGAACGCCGGTGAAGTTAAAAGAGATAACAATTTGAATTGCATCGACAGCGATGAATATGTTATGGAATGTAACCAATCTGATGCAAAGATGACAGATGGAACAAATTTAAAGCGTGCAAGATCTAATTCTGAATCAGATTCAAATGGATGCGATTCTGGCCCTTTGTTAGCTAGGCAGGTGAAGAAAACCTACACAAAGAGGCAGAAAACTACACGTTTGAACTCTAGTAGAGACTCGAAGAAAGAAACGAGTTCTGATAGCGCACATATTGCTGATGAAGATTGGGATTTTGAGACGCCAAAAGCCCGGAGAAACGTGGAGAAGCGAAAAGGTTCAGATTTTTCAGATGATCAAGACCCATGTTTACCTAATTCAAATGTAGAAATGGTGCGGAAATTTGAAACGAAGGAAAGGGAAAGGTTGGGCcctatgaaaaaaaaagcaaacagtaCCACTTCAGGTGCTTTTAAACGGAAGACCAGAAAacctgaaaagaaaaacaacagtcAACAGTCTTTGAAGACGACAAGTAAACTACCAACTGGCGTTTTGGAAG ACCTTGATGAAGAGCCTGGATCGAGTCCGTTAGAACCGATCACAATTGAAGACAAGCCACCCGTTATCATTGATGTCAG CGCCATCGAGGATCTTACCTTAGACCAAACCGCGCAGCTAGTGTGGCAACATGCGAGTGAACTGAGAAGGATATTCGAGGGCAAG AAATACTGCCGGCGTCACGAAGATTACAAAAAAGGTGGACGCCTGAAAG GCGATTTAGCATTCCAAGTCCAGTTTGGCCAATTCTCAGAGGAGCAGCGAGACACTATTATGGATGCCCTTACGTCCATGTTTTGCTACAAGCACAGCAAG TATTTCGATTACGTAAGCAAGGTGCTTCTCCCGGAAACTTTAGTTATGATTTACATGGGGGTTGTTGGTCGTACGCGTGATGAG